The Pseudomonas sp. TH06 genome has a window encoding:
- a CDS encoding response regulator transcription factor gives MNKLTSAIKVLVVDDQPLIVEELCEFLETNGYRCVPCESSQQAIERFSEDLEIGLVLSDLHMPDMDGIQLIQQLQRLAGKHRAFEAIMLTGRADKQDVIKALRAGIADYYQKPVDLDELLEGVQRQEIALQERQKNLQLGHLNQKLQYLSESIDDLYQDLDKVRRSPATVVRDVMGGESAEAEMPEMPEIFNQLSPRQLDVARLVGKGQTNYQIACELGITENTVKLYVSQVLRLTHMHNRTQLALALSPGAAGRQRVTAH, from the coding sequence GTGAACAAGCTAACGTCTGCAATAAAGGTCCTCGTCGTCGACGATCAGCCGTTGATCGTGGAGGAGTTGTGCGAATTTCTGGAAACCAACGGTTACCGCTGCGTGCCGTGTGAATCCAGTCAGCAGGCTATCGAGCGTTTCAGTGAGGACCTGGAGATTGGTCTGGTGCTGAGCGATCTGCATATGCCGGACATGGATGGCATCCAGTTGATTCAGCAATTGCAACGGCTGGCCGGCAAGCATCGGGCGTTTGAGGCAATCATGCTGACCGGGCGTGCCGACAAGCAGGATGTGATCAAGGCATTGCGTGCGGGGATTGCCGATTATTATCAGAAGCCGGTTGATCTGGATGAGTTGCTCGAAGGCGTGCAGCGTCAGGAGATTGCGTTGCAAGAGCGGCAGAAGAACTTGCAGTTGGGGCATTTGAATCAGAAGTTGCAGTATCTTTCCGAGTCGATTGATGACCTTTATCAGGATCTGGATAAGGTGCGGCGCAGCCCTGCGACGGTTGTTCGCGATGTGATGGGCGGCGAGTCGGCGGAGGCGGAGATGCCGGAGATGCCGGAGATTTTTAATCAGTTGTCGCCACGTCAGTTGGATGTGGCGCGTCTGGTGGGTAAGGGGCAGACCAATTATCAGATTGCTTGTGAGTTGGGGATTACCGAGAACACGGTGAAGCTTTATGTTTCGCAGGTTTTGAGGTTGACGCATATGCATAACCGGACGCAGTTGGCGTTGGCTTTGTCGCCTGGGGCGGCGGGGCGGCAGCGGGTTACGGCGCACTGA
- a CDS encoding prepilin peptidase — protein sequence MHSFILFIWLVLCAAQDARQRRISNAMTFGAAALALAYLLWTGSTWLGADAGQGGWACLIALALTLPGYFMGRMGAGDVKLMTALGLATDGVFILGVFIGAGGASLIWVLLAPRVWLHMSQGLRDRLRYLGPDKSKKLPFAPFVLIGAVSVLLWIH from the coding sequence ATGCACAGTTTTATCCTCTTCATTTGGCTGGTCCTGTGCGCGGCGCAAGATGCCCGCCAGCGACGCATTTCCAACGCGATGACCTTCGGTGCAGCGGCATTGGCATTGGCCTATTTGCTGTGGACCGGGAGCACTTGGCTTGGCGCCGACGCGGGGCAGGGCGGCTGGGCCTGTCTGATTGCGCTGGCGCTGACCCTGCCGGGTTATTTCATGGGCCGAATGGGTGCCGGCGATGTGAAATTAATGACAGCTCTCGGCCTTGCGACGGACGGCGTGTTCATTCTTGGCGTGTTTATTGGCGCGGGGGGCGCCAGCCTGATCTGGGTGCTGCTGGCGCCAAGAGTCTGGCTCCATATGAGTCAAGGGCTTAGAGATCGTCTGCGATATTTAGGGCCTGATAAGTCAAAAAAGCTGCCATTTGCACCGTTCGTGTTAATAGGCGCGGTGTCTGTTCTGCTTTGGATCCATTAG
- a CDS encoding TadE/TadG family type IV pilus assembly protein, whose product MKTGSRKSQKGAVAIEFALVFVIFFAVFYGLVSYSLPFVMMQSFNEATAEAIRRSVAVDPTTPNYSTVVVNTANAALTQRLQWVPPAFNLVVGVDTSAVFSTGGSNGPNGTLTVSVNYPVSKLNQVMPFLVLPGIGTVPNLPTNLTAKSSLQF is encoded by the coding sequence ATGAAAACCGGCTCTCGGAAGTCGCAAAAAGGTGCGGTGGCGATTGAGTTCGCGCTGGTGTTCGTGATCTTTTTTGCAGTGTTTTACGGCTTGGTCAGCTACAGCTTGCCGTTCGTGATGATGCAGTCGTTCAACGAAGCCACCGCCGAAGCGATACGCCGCAGTGTCGCGGTTGATCCGACGACGCCCAACTATTCAACGGTCGTGGTCAACACCGCGAACGCCGCGCTGACCCAACGCTTGCAGTGGGTGCCCCCGGCTTTCAACCTGGTGGTTGGCGTCGACACCAGCGCGGTGTTCAGCACCGGCGGCAGCAACGGCCCCAACGGCACACTGACCGTCTCGGTGAACTACCCCGTCAGCAAGTTGAATCAGGTCATGCCGTTTCTGGTGCTGCCGGGCATCGGCACGGTACCCAACCTGCCGACCAATCTGACAGCCAAGTCGAGTCTGCAATTTTGA